The following DNA comes from Cellulomonas soli.
GGCGGCGATCATGGCGGACGTGCGTGCGCACGCGTGGCCGCTGGTGGCCGAGGGCACGGTGCGTCCGGTCGTGCACGCCACCTACTCCTTCGCCGAGGCGGCGTCGGCCCACCGCGAGCTGGAGAGCGGCGCCGTGCTCGGCAAGGTGCTGCTGGTGCCCTGACCGTCGTCCTCGCGCGGGCGCGTGCGTGACACCCCGGTCGCGGGTCAGACTGCGAGGGTGAGCGACTCCGACGCACCACTCGACGACAGCACCCGCCCTTCCGGCTCGGCCGCCCCGGAGGCGCCCGGCCCGGTCCCGGCCGAGGAGGACGAGGACGTCGCGGGGCTCGTGGGCCAGCCGGCGAAGGTCATGCGGATCGGCACGATGATCAAGCAGCTGCTGGACGAGGTGCGCAGCGCACCTCTCGACGACGCCGCGCGGGTCCGGCTCGCTGCGATCCACCAACGCTCGCTGCGTGAGCTCGAGGAGGGTCTGTCCCCCGAGCTCGTCGACGAGCTGGAGCGGATCACGTTGCCGTTCGGGCAGGACCAGACACCGTCGGACGCGGAGCTGCGGATCGCCCAGGCCCAGCTGGTCGGCTGGCTGGAGGGCTTGTTCCACGGGATCCAGACCGCGCTGGTCGCGCAGCAGATGGCGGCGCAGGCGCAGCTCACGCAGATGCGGCGGGCGTTGCCTGCGGGTCCGGGCGGACGGACGTTCGTGATCCCGGCGCCGCACGCGTCCGACGGCTCGCACGAGGCGGAGGACGACGGGCCGACGCCTGGCCAATATCTCTAGACTCGTTGTCCGACGGGCGAGACAGGCGTCCACCGGATGACGATCAGTTGATCTACTTAGCGTCCTTCGCGGCCCGCGCCGCCAGCAGCGCGACGACCTCGCTCTGCACGTAGCGGCGATGCCCACCCAAGGTGCGGATCGCCGTGAGACGCCCGTCGTGCTCCCAGCGCGCGACCGTGCGCACGTCGACGCCGAACTGCTCGGCGACCTCGGCAGGAGACAACAACCGCTCGATGGAGCCCGAGATCGGCGCAGGTTCGCCCGTCGTCGCAGGTCCCGCCCCCGGCGTCACCCCGACGGGGCGTCGTCGCCCTGTCGTCACTGCCGGCACGTCGTCACGACCGACCGGCCCCGAGAGCACCTGCTCCACCGACTCCTCCTCCTGCGCCCACCTGCACCCGCACCGGAGAAGAGACCGGTGCCCTGACCGGCTCGAACGCCGGCGAGGCATCCTCTCCCATCGAGGACCTCTCCGAGGGTGCATCCTGGAACGACGTGACACAACACACGTAGACGAAAAACTTGCGCGCACCCCGGGCGAACCTGGACGAGCGCTCAGACCGGCGGCACCTCGTCGACCACGTCGGCCTGCGGTCGGCGCGCCTGACCGGTCAGTGCGATGGCCGCCGAGACGAGCACCAGCCCGACGACCTCGAGACCGTGCGGCCACTGCCGGAGCATGACCGCGCCGACGACCGCGGCCGTCGCCGGCAGCAGCGCGAGCAGGATCGCGAACGTCGCCGGCGGAACCCGACGCAGCACGACCTGCTCGAGCGCGTACGGCACCACCGACGAGCACACGGCGATCGCGACCAGCACCGCTGCCAGCCGCGCGTCGTGCAGCACCGGGCTCGCCGACGCGGCGAAGACCGGGGCGAGCACGAGCCCGCCGGCCGACATGCCGACCGCGAGACCGGTGATGCCGCCCGCCTCCCCCGCCGACGCCACCCGACGGCCGAGCAGGATGTAGCCCGCCCAGCACACCGCGGCGATGCCGATCGCCACCAGACCCACCACGGCCTCCTCACCACCGGTCAGGCTCACCCCGGCCAGCAG
Coding sequences within:
- a CDS encoding bacterial proteasome activator family protein encodes the protein MSDSDAPLDDSTRPSGSAAPEAPGPVPAEEDEDVAGLVGQPAKVMRIGTMIKQLLDEVRSAPLDDAARVRLAAIHQRSLRELEEGLSPELVDELERITLPFGQDQTPSDAELRIAQAQLVGWLEGLFHGIQTALVAQQMAAQAQLTQMRRALPAGPGGRTFVIPAPHASDGSHEAEDDGPTPGQYL
- a CDS encoding BldC family transcriptional regulator — its product is MEQVLSGPVGRDDVPAVTTGRRRPVGVTPGAGPATTGEPAPISGSIERLLSPAEVAEQFGVDVRTVARWEHDGRLTAIRTLGGHRRYVQSEVVALLAARAAKDAK
- a CDS encoding EamA family transporter, which encodes MPAPLIFVLSGLTQYVGAALAVGLFGELPPATVAWLRVAIAAVVLLGWRRPWRVAWTRAGLRTAALFGVVLALMNVAFYIGIDHLPLGTAVAIEFLGPVGVAAATGSGWRDRAGIGLAASGVVLLAGVSLTGGEEAVVGLVAIGIAAVCWAGYILLGRRVASAGEAGGITGLAVGMSAGGLVLAPVFAASASPVLHDARLAAVLVAIAVCSSVVPYALEQVVLRRVPPATFAILLALLPATAAVVGAVMLRQWPHGLEVVGLVLVSAAIALTGQARRPQADVVDEVPPV